From the Pomacea canaliculata isolate SZHN2017 linkage group LG4, ASM307304v1, whole genome shotgun sequence genome, one window contains:
- the LOC112562836 gene encoding uncharacterized protein LOC112562836 isoform X2, with product MSSGPPRQQTTQSRGRPRPELISPLGGVDIDIRHMDDDPLSASAEVVTDPDDDRQSSGQRQGLTDCHSSTSSCRPHADTHDRSSRFSEDSRPMFSPVPAEFMDDDDRPHGTPRHEARMARDAASLPAIHVDRSDKTQDTAVMEPEELTEGLESPTSERLRVPSPLLYRKTDGRVVLMTQDSNRKTLGAWSLSEGNLPEALRRCPHPTPLPPVAGRPTHLDVGSCVLSVSSHRPEWMWQTATRGSSDVALNELRKERDGRCPTPGRLTSHLQPLSTGSKVMSTSSIQTP from the exons ATGAGCAGCGGACCGCCCAGACAGCAAACCACACAATCGAGGGGCAGACCTCGCCCTGAGCTGATTTCTCCGCTTGGTGGCGTTGACATCGACATCCGTCACATGGACGATGACCCCTTGTCGGCCAGTGCTGAGGTCGTTACAGACCCGGATGATGACCGACAGTCCAGTGGACAGCGACAAGGACTCACTGACTGTCACTCGTCCACGTCATCCTGCCGGCCACACGCGGACACGCATGACCGCTCCAGCCGCTTCTCTGAGGACAGTCGCCCCATGTTCTCACCTGTCCCCGCCGAGTTCATGGACGACGACGACAGACCTCACGGCACACCTCGTCACGAGGCCAG GATGGCCAGAGACGCCGCGTCACTGCCCGCCATCCATGTTGACCGCTCGGACAAGACACAAGACACGGCGGTCATGGAG CCCGAGGAGCTCACGGAGGGCCTGGAAAGTCCCACCAGCGAGCGTCTACGAGTGCCCTCCCCTTTGCTGTACCGGAAGACCGACGGCCGAGTGGTTCTGATGACTCAGGATTCGAACCGCAAAACTCTGGGCGCCTGGAGCCTGTCGGAGGGCAACCTGCCCGAGGCCTTGAGGCGCTGTCCACACCCGACACCCCTGCCACCCGTGGCCGGCAGACCTACCCACCTGGATGTCGG GTCATGTGTCTTGTCTGTGTCCAGTCATCGTCCCGAGTGGATGTGGCAGACGGCCACCCGGGGTAGCAGCGACGTGGCCCTCAACGAACTGAGGAAGGAACGAGACGGACGCTGCCCCACCCCCGGGAGACTAACCTCTCACCTCCAGCCGCTCAGCacagggtcaaaggtcatgtcCACCAGCAGCATTCAGACACCGTGA
- the LOC112562836 gene encoding uncharacterized protein LOC112562836 isoform X1, which produces MSSGPPRQQTTQSRGRPRPELISPLGGVDIDIRHMDDDPLSASAEVVTDPDDDRQSSGQRQGLTDCHSSTSSCRPHADTHDRSSRFSEDSRPMFSPVPAEFMDDDDRPHGTPRHEARMARDAASLPAIHVDRSDKTQDTAVMEFARQPEELTEGLESPTSERLRVPSPLLYRKTDGRVVLMTQDSNRKTLGAWSLSEGNLPEALRRCPHPTPLPPVAGRPTHLDVGSCVLSVSSHRPEWMWQTATRGSSDVALNELRKERDGRCPTPGRLTSHLQPLSTGSKVMSTSSIQTP; this is translated from the exons ATGAGCAGCGGACCGCCCAGACAGCAAACCACACAATCGAGGGGCAGACCTCGCCCTGAGCTGATTTCTCCGCTTGGTGGCGTTGACATCGACATCCGTCACATGGACGATGACCCCTTGTCGGCCAGTGCTGAGGTCGTTACAGACCCGGATGATGACCGACAGTCCAGTGGACAGCGACAAGGACTCACTGACTGTCACTCGTCCACGTCATCCTGCCGGCCACACGCGGACACGCATGACCGCTCCAGCCGCTTCTCTGAGGACAGTCGCCCCATGTTCTCACCTGTCCCCGCCGAGTTCATGGACGACGACGACAGACCTCACGGCACACCTCGTCACGAGGCCAG GATGGCCAGAGACGCCGCGTCACTGCCCGCCATCCATGTTGACCGCTCGGACAAGACACAAGACACGGCGGTCATGGAG TTTGCTCGGCAGCCCGAGGAGCTCACGGAGGGCCTGGAAAGTCCCACCAGCGAGCGTCTACGAGTGCCCTCCCCTTTGCTGTACCGGAAGACCGACGGCCGAGTGGTTCTGATGACTCAGGATTCGAACCGCAAAACTCTGGGCGCCTGGAGCCTGTCGGAGGGCAACCTGCCCGAGGCCTTGAGGCGCTGTCCACACCCGACACCCCTGCCACCCGTGGCCGGCAGACCTACCCACCTGGATGTCGG GTCATGTGTCTTGTCTGTGTCCAGTCATCGTCCCGAGTGGATGTGGCAGACGGCCACCCGGGGTAGCAGCGACGTGGCCCTCAACGAACTGAGGAAGGAACGAGACGGACGCTGCCCCACCCCCGGGAGACTAACCTCTCACCTCCAGCCGCTCAGCacagggtcaaaggtcatgtcCACCAGCAGCATTCAGACACCGTGA
- the LOC112562836 gene encoding uncharacterized protein LOC112562836 isoform X3, with translation MSSGPPRQQTTQSRGRPRPELISPLGGVDIDIRHMDDDPLSASAEVVTDPDDDRQSSGQRQGLTDCHSSTSSCRPHADTHDRSSRFSEDSRPMFSPVPAEFMDDDDRPHGTPRHEARMARDAASLPAIHVDRSDKTQDTAVMEFARQPEELTEGLESPTSERLRVPSPLLYRKTDGRVVLMTQDSNRKTLGAWSLSEGNLPEALRRCPHPTPLPPVAGRPTHLDVGHRPEWMWQTATRGSSDVALNELRKERDGRCPTPGRLTSHLQPLSTGSKVMSTSSIQTP, from the exons ATGAGCAGCGGACCGCCCAGACAGCAAACCACACAATCGAGGGGCAGACCTCGCCCTGAGCTGATTTCTCCGCTTGGTGGCGTTGACATCGACATCCGTCACATGGACGATGACCCCTTGTCGGCCAGTGCTGAGGTCGTTACAGACCCGGATGATGACCGACAGTCCAGTGGACAGCGACAAGGACTCACTGACTGTCACTCGTCCACGTCATCCTGCCGGCCACACGCGGACACGCATGACCGCTCCAGCCGCTTCTCTGAGGACAGTCGCCCCATGTTCTCACCTGTCCCCGCCGAGTTCATGGACGACGACGACAGACCTCACGGCACACCTCGTCACGAGGCCAG GATGGCCAGAGACGCCGCGTCACTGCCCGCCATCCATGTTGACCGCTCGGACAAGACACAAGACACGGCGGTCATGGAG TTTGCTCGGCAGCCCGAGGAGCTCACGGAGGGCCTGGAAAGTCCCACCAGCGAGCGTCTACGAGTGCCCTCCCCTTTGCTGTACCGGAAGACCGACGGCCGAGTGGTTCTGATGACTCAGGATTCGAACCGCAAAACTCTGGGCGCCTGGAGCCTGTCGGAGGGCAACCTGCCCGAGGCCTTGAGGCGCTGTCCACACCCGACACCCCTGCCACCCGTGGCCGGCAGACCTACCCACCTGGATGTCGG TCATCGTCCCGAGTGGATGTGGCAGACGGCCACCCGGGGTAGCAGCGACGTGGCCCTCAACGAACTGAGGAAGGAACGAGACGGACGCTGCCCCACCCCCGGGAGACTAACCTCTCACCTCCAGCCGCTCAGCacagggtcaaaggtcatgtcCACCAGCAGCATTCAGACACCGTGA
- the LOC112562966 gene encoding LOW QUALITY PROTEIN: sodium-dependent serotonin transporter-like (The sequence of the model RefSeq protein was modified relative to this genomic sequence to represent the inferred CDS: inserted 1 base in 1 codon), producing MTPGLGAEPLVDGTPTHLVERKKEVPERESWGKKIDFLLSVIGFAVDLGNVWRFPYICYKNGGGAFLIPYLTMLVFGGLPLFYMELALGQFQRCGCFTLWKRICPMLKGIGLAICVMNTFVAWYYNTVIAWAVYFFFDSFRQVPPWLSCNNTWNTPNCTTFEQRIVATAPTCTPEYFNASDVSWNINTTDRYLPEVGDDVTVNTTSNGTHVIRWLCRESLAALEDKNAESVYSTAASTEFFERKVLGIQYADGISRLGNVNWSIALALLGVFLLVYFALWKGIKSSGKAVWLTATLPYLLLSILLVRGCTLPGAVDGVTYYLKPQWGKLLELDIWISAAAQIFFSLAPGFGVLLALSSYNKFHNNCYRDALITSATNCLTSFLAGFVVFSVLGYMSFVQRRPIEQVARRDVGLIFVVYPEAVATIGGASFWAIIFFFMIVTLGLDTTFGALEAVITGIMDEYPMLRRKRELFVAGIIAYCFLGSLVTTTYGGIYMVQLFDTYAAPISILLVVFXEAVAVTWIYGVERFSKDIESMLGSPPGIFWRATWTYISPIFLLTLFVLSLTSSPPPEYGNYTYPNWSLIVGWLIVCSSLTCIPIYIVVHFFSLSGSFTERLRQMIKPVEVPSHLPQKPGGPVFL from the exons GTGCCTTCCTCATTCCCTACCTGACGATGCTGGTGTTCGGCGGGCTGCCCTTGTTCTACATGGAGCTGGCACTCGGGCAGTTCCAGCGCTGCGGCTGCTTCACCCTGTGGAAACGCATCTGCCCCATGCTCAAAG GGATCGGCCTGGCCATCTGTGTGATGAACACCTTCGTGGCGTGGTACTACAACACCGTCATCGCCTGGGCCGTCTACTTCTTCTTCGACTCCTTCCGACAGGTGCCACCATGGCTGAGCTGCAACAACACCTGGAACACGCCCAACTGCACCACCTTCGAGCAGCGCATCGTCGCCACGGCGCCCACCTGCACGCCAGAG TATTTCAACGCCAGCGACGTCAGTTGGAACATCAACACCACCGACCGCTACCTGCCGGAAGTAGGAGATGACGTCACAGTCAACACGACGTCCAACGGCACGCACGTCATCCGGTGGCTGTGCAGGGAATCGCTGGCGGCCTTGGAAGACAAGAACGCGGAGTCCGTCTACTCCACCGCGGCCTCCACTGAGTTCTTTGA GCGGAAGGTGCTGGGCATACAGTACGCAGACGGCATCTCCAGGCTCGGCAACGTCAACTGGTCCATCGCGCTGGCGCTGCTGGGAGTCTTCCTCCTCGTCTACTTCGCCCTGTGGAAGGGCATCAAGAGTTCCGGCAAG gcgGTGTGGTTGACGGCCACCCTGCCCTACCTGCTGCTGTCCATCCTGCTGGTGCGCGGCTGCACGCTGCCCGGGGCTGTGGACGGTGTCACCTACTACCTCAAGCCGCAGTGGGGGAAGCTTCTAGAGCTGGAT ATCTGGATATCAGCGGCCGCTCAGATCTTCTTCTCCCTGGCGCCTGGCTTCGGCGTGCTGCTGGCCCTCTCCAGCTACAACAAGTTCCACAACAACTGCTACAG GGACGCACTCATCACCAGCGCCACCAACTGTCTGACCAGCTTTCTGGCCGGCTTCGTGGTCTTCTCTGTGCTGGGCTACATGTCCTTCGTGCAACGCAGACCCATCGAGCAGGTGGCGCGAAGag ATGTCGGCCTCATTTTTGTCGTGTATCCGGAAGCTGTGGCGACGATAGGAGGAGCCTCGTTTTGGgccatcatcttcttcttcatgaTCGTGACACTAGGTCTCGACACCACA TTCGGCGCTCTAGAGGCTGTCATTACGGGTATCATGGACGAGTACCCGATGCTGCGCAGGAAGAGAGAGCTGTTCGTTGCCGGCATCATCGCCTATTGTTTTCTGGGTAGCCTGGTGACCACTACGTAT GGTGGTATCTACATGGTGCAGCTGTTCGACACCTATGCTGCCCCCATTTCCATTCTTCTAGTCGTCT TAGAGGCCGTCGCTGTCACCTGGATCTACG GTGTGGAGAGGTTCAGCAAGGACATAGAGAGCATGCTGGGATCGCCACCTGGCATCTTCTGGAGGGCCACGTGGACCTACATCAGTCCCATCTTCTTGTTG ACTCTCTTTGTACTATCGCTAACGAGCTCACCGCCACCCGAGTACGGTAACTACACCTACCCCAACTGGTCCCTCATCGTCGGCTGGCTCATCGTCTGCTCCTCGCTCACCTGCATTCCCATCTACATCGTCGTCCACTTCTTCTCTCTCAGCGGATCTTTCACAGAG CGCTTGCGACAAATGATCAAACCCGTGGAGGTCCCGTCGCACCTGCCGCAGAAGCCCGGGGGGCCGGTGTTCCTGTag